The following proteins come from a genomic window of Sulfitobacter indolifex:
- a CDS encoding protein-L-isoaspartate(D-aspartate) O-methyltransferase has protein sequence MNEEPISEAERKMQFLYALRSKGVTDARVLTAMEAIDRGPFIRGLFASRAYEDMPLPIACGQTISQPSVVGLMSQALQVSSRDKVLEIGTGSGYQAAILSKLARRVYTIDRHRRLVQEARGVFEAMDLNNITAITADGSFGLAEQAPFDRIIVTAAAEDPPGPLLAQLKEGGIMVLPVGQSDTVQHLIRVRKTADGLEYDELRAVRFVPLLEGLGKDG, from the coding sequence ATGAACGAAGAGCCGATCTCTGAGGCGGAACGCAAGATGCAGTTCCTCTACGCGCTACGCTCCAAAGGCGTGACCGATGCGCGCGTGCTGACAGCGATGGAAGCGATCGACCGCGGCCCCTTTATCCGCGGTCTCTTTGCCAGCCGCGCCTATGAGGACATGCCCCTGCCCATCGCCTGCGGCCAGACCATCAGCCAGCCCTCGGTCGTGGGGTTGATGAGCCAGGCCTTGCAAGTATCGTCGCGCGATAAGGTGCTCGAAATCGGCACCGGCTCGGGCTATCAGGCGGCGATCCTGAGCAAGCTCGCGCGGCGGGTCTATACAATCGACCGACACCGCCGTTTGGTGCAAGAGGCGCGTGGCGTGTTTGAGGCGATGGATCTCAACAACATCACCGCGATCACCGCCGACGGCAGCTTTGGCCTGGCCGAGCAGGCGCCATTCGACCGGATCATCGTGACCGCCGCCGCCGAAGACCCGCCCGGCCCCCTGCTCGCCCAGCTTAAAGAAGGTGGCATCATGGTGCTGCCCGTGGGCCAATCCGACACCGTGCAACACCTCATCCGCGTGCGAAAGACCGCCGATGGGCTGGAATACGACGAATTGCGTGCCGTGCGCTTTGTCCCCCTGCTGGAAGGCTTGGGCAAGGACGGTTAA
- a CDS encoding helix-turn-helix transcriptional regulator yields MVAVKTEDRLVALIDRLRNGQVHRAEDLARRFGVSTRTIYRDMDKLSASGLPVAGTRGEGYRITPAITLPPLTLTPAELEALNLGLAVAAEVGDPALQDAAETLAAKFDAVLPTETIAEGAAWSQALRSQGKATRVFAHLPVLRAAVQARQKLRIGVADSGSQVVRPLKVENWGRFWVLTAWCEGTERLATFRLDLIESAEALPELFVDEPGKTLADYRP; encoded by the coding sequence ATGGTGGCAGTAAAGACCGAAGACCGCCTTGTGGCGCTGATCGACCGGCTTCGGAACGGACAGGTGCACCGGGCCGAGGATCTGGCCCGTCGCTTTGGCGTCTCCACCCGCACGATCTACCGCGATATGGACAAGCTCAGCGCCTCAGGCCTCCCCGTTGCCGGGACGCGGGGCGAAGGCTACCGGATCACGCCCGCGATCACCCTGCCCCCGCTGACCCTGACCCCGGCAGAGCTTGAAGCGCTGAACCTCGGCCTTGCGGTGGCGGCGGAGGTTGGGGATCCCGCCCTGCAAGATGCGGCAGAGACTTTGGCGGCGAAGTTCGACGCGGTATTGCCGACCGAGACCATCGCCGAGGGGGCCGCATGGTCACAAGCGCTGAGGTCGCAGGGCAAGGCCACACGGGTCTTCGCCCATCTCCCGGTGCTGCGTGCGGCAGTTCAGGCGCGGCAGAAGTTACGGATCGGGGTGGCAGACAGCGGCAGCCAAGTCGTCCGCCCCCTCAAGGTTGAGAATTGGGGCAGATTCTGGGTGCTGACCGCGTGGTGCGAGGGTACAGAGCGCCTTGCCACCTTCCGGCTCGACCTCATCGAGAGCGCCGAGGCCCTGCCCGAACTCTTCGTCGATGAGCCGGGGAAGACCTTGGCGGACTACCGCCCCTGA
- a CDS encoding peptidoglycan DD-metalloendopeptidase family protein gives MRQTRLRRPTRLTLMAGSSAILLAGCENQPLDYDMRSTFGDGFSTAEAARGPLADRPKADARGVIAYPNYQVAVARRGDTLADVAARVGTDSNELARYNGIELGVPLRQGEIIALPRRVAEPAPGTNGSVDITTLAGSAIDRAPATPNVQTQSLPPASSSISTPAPRPAPSPQPAPSPSTEPVRHRVERGETAYTVARLYNVPVKALAEWNGLGPDFAIREGQFLLIPVEKQAPPRQATNTASSATASPPPPPVTSAPGAGSPTPTPPSAAKPLPQDEAAKPLPPKIEPKEPVADVGKPTAPAKASKMTPPVQGSIIRAYSKGKNEGINIQGSPGAPVKAAEGGTVAAITKSAEGIPIVVVRHPDNLLTVYANVDGVNVAKGDTVSRGQQIAKLRSGSESHVHFEVRKGFESVDPTPYIQ, from the coding sequence ATGCGCCAAACACGATTGCGCCGCCCCACGCGGCTGACCCTAATGGCCGGATCCAGTGCGATATTGCTGGCCGGTTGCGAAAATCAGCCGCTTGATTACGATATGCGCAGTACTTTTGGCGATGGTTTTTCAACTGCAGAGGCCGCGCGCGGCCCGCTTGCCGACCGACCCAAAGCCGATGCGCGGGGCGTGATTGCTTACCCCAATTACCAAGTCGCCGTCGCGCGCCGGGGTGATACGCTGGCGGATGTGGCCGCGCGCGTGGGGACCGACAGCAACGAATTGGCCCGCTATAATGGCATCGAACTGGGCGTGCCACTGCGCCAAGGAGAGATCATCGCCCTGCCGCGCCGCGTGGCCGAACCCGCGCCCGGCACCAATGGCAGTGTTGATATCACCACCCTCGCGGGCAGTGCCATCGACCGCGCGCCTGCGACCCCCAATGTGCAAACCCAAAGCCTGCCGCCCGCAAGCAGCAGCATCAGCACTCCTGCGCCTCGTCCAGCACCATCGCCCCAGCCCGCACCATCGCCATCGACAGAACCGGTGCGCCACCGGGTCGAACGGGGCGAGACGGCTTATACCGTTGCGCGGCTTTACAACGTACCGGTTAAGGCGCTGGCCGAGTGGAATGGCCTTGGCCCTGATTTCGCGATCCGTGAAGGGCAATTCCTTTTGATCCCGGTTGAGAAACAAGCGCCCCCACGTCAAGCAACAAACACCGCTTCCAGCGCCACTGCATCGCCTCCCCCGCCACCGGTCACCAGCGCGCCGGGCGCGGGCAGCCCCACGCCGACGCCACCGTCGGCGGCCAAGCCGCTGCCGCAGGATGAGGCCGCCAAACCTCTGCCGCCCAAGATCGAACCAAAAGAACCTGTCGCCGATGTCGGCAAGCCGACTGCACCTGCCAAAGCCTCCAAGATGACACCGCCCGTCCAAGGCTCGATCATCCGTGCCTATTCGAAGGGCAAGAACGAGGGCATCAACATCCAAGGCAGCCCCGGTGCGCCGGTGAAGGCCGCCGAAGGTGGCACTGTCGCCGCCATTACCAAAAGTGCCGAGGGCATCCCGATTGTCGTGGTGCGTCACCCCGACAACCTGCTGACCGTCTATGCAAATGTGGATGGCGTGAACGTCGCCAAAGGCGACACTGTCAGCCGCGGCCAGCAGATCGCCAAGCTGCGCAGCGGATCGGAATCGCATGTGCATTTCGAGGTGCGCAAAGGGTTCGAAAGCGTCGATCCGACGCCCTACATTCAGTAA
- the tatC gene encoding twin-arginine translocase subunit TatC: MSASDDYDIDDSSAPLIEHLAELRTRLIHSVIAFIIGMVICFTVWNPIFNFLTEPLCSAMAERGQEDCGLILIKLQEGFFVAISISLLGGLVLGFPFISYQLWRFVAPGLYKNEKGAFLPFLISSPAMFFLGASFAFYVVTPLAFDFFLGFQQAGTLVGEGPDGENGIAAIAFQGSAQEYLSLTIKFIVAFGLCFQLPVLLTLMGKAGLVSSEGLGNVRKYAVVAILLLAALVTPPDVITQVILFVVVYGLYEISIFLVRRVETKRDEKLREEGYFDDEDEEDLL; this comes from the coding sequence ATGAGCGCCTCTGACGATTACGATATCGACGACAGCTCGGCCCCGCTGATCGAGCATTTGGCCGAGCTGCGCACGCGGCTCATCCACTCTGTCATCGCTTTCATCATTGGGATGGTGATCTGCTTTACCGTTTGGAACCCGATCTTCAACTTCCTGACTGAGCCCCTGTGCTCGGCCATGGCAGAGAGGGGGCAAGAAGATTGCGGGCTGATCCTGATCAAACTGCAGGAAGGTTTCTTTGTCGCGATCTCGATCTCGCTTTTGGGCGGGCTGGTGCTGGGCTTTCCCTTCATCAGCTACCAGCTGTGGCGCTTCGTAGCGCCAGGGCTTTATAAAAACGAGAAGGGCGCGTTCCTGCCCTTCCTGATCTCCTCGCCGGCTATGTTCTTCCTCGGCGCCTCCTTTGCCTTCTACGTCGTCACCCCGCTGGCGTTCGATTTCTTCCTCGGGTTCCAGCAGGCGGGCACGCTCGTCGGTGAGGGACCGGATGGTGAGAACGGCATTGCGGCCATTGCCTTCCAAGGCTCGGCGCAGGAGTATTTGTCGCTCACCATCAAGTTTATCGTGGCTTTTGGTCTGTGCTTTCAGCTGCCCGTTTTGCTGACCCTTATGGGCAAGGCCGGACTGGTCAGCTCCGAGGGTTTGGGAAACGTACGTAAATATGCTGTGGTGGCGATCCTCCTACTGGCAGCTCTTGTCACACCGCCGGATGTGATCACGCAGGTGATCCTCTTCGTCGTGGTCTACGGCCTCTACGAAATCTCGATTTTCCTCGTGCGCCGTGTAGAGACAAAGCGCGACGAAAAACTGCGCGAAGAAGGTTACTTCGATGATGAGGACGAGGAAGACCTGCTGTGA
- the surE gene encoding 5'/3'-nucleotidase SurE: MRILITNDDGINAPGLAVLRAIAEELAGPEGEVWTVAPAFEQSGVGHCISYTKPMMISQLDDRVFATEGSPADCVLAAIHDTMTAAPPDLVLSGVNRGNNAAENALYSGTLGGAIEAALQGLPAIALSQYYGPANRDLADPFEAAAQHGVETCRRILDHSPSEDAAYGLFYNVNFPPVAGADVRGIQLAPQGRRPGTGFSTEAHLSPSGRRFLWIKGGDQRVQTAPGSDACVNLDGYVSVTPMRCDLTDHAALETLSGING, from the coding sequence ATGCGTATTCTGATTACCAACGATGACGGCATTAACGCGCCCGGTCTGGCCGTGCTGCGCGCCATTGCCGAAGAATTGGCCGGGCCCGAGGGCGAGGTATGGACCGTTGCGCCTGCGTTTGAGCAATCCGGTGTGGGCCATTGCATCAGCTACACCAAGCCGATGATGATCTCGCAATTGGACGACCGCGTCTTTGCCACCGAAGGCTCTCCTGCCGATTGCGTGCTTGCCGCGATCCATGACACGATGACGGCAGCGCCCCCCGATCTGGTGCTTTCCGGCGTGAACCGGGGCAATAACGCCGCTGAGAACGCGCTTTACTCTGGCACTCTTGGGGGCGCGATTGAGGCCGCTTTGCAAGGTTTGCCCGCCATCGCCCTGTCGCAATACTATGGCCCCGCCAACCGCGATCTTGCCGATCCGTTTGAGGCGGCAGCCCAACACGGCGTTGAAACCTGCCGCCGCATTCTGGACCACAGCCCCAGCGAAGACGCCGCCTATGGCCTGTTCTACAACGTGAACTTCCCCCCCGTCGCGGGTGCCGACGTGCGCGGCATCCAACTGGCCCCTCAAGGCCGTCGCCCCGGCACCGGTTTTTCGACCGAAGCGCATCTGTCGCCCTCGGGTCGTCGCTTTTTGTGGATCAAGGGCGGCGATCAGCGCGTGCAAACAGCGCCCGGCAGTGACGCCTGCGTGAACCTTGATGGCTATGTTTCGGTCACCCCGATGCGCTGTGACCTGACGGACCACGCAGCGCTTGAAACATTGTCAGGCATCAACGGATGA
- the tatB gene encoding Sec-independent protein translocase protein TatB produces MFDLGWTELLVIGVVALIVVGPKDLPVLFRRVGQFVGKAKGMAREFSQAMNDAADDSGMREMSSSLNKSLKTATNPLGSAMDEVKDATRSLTNFDPESETGKLAAQKAEDVKKIQASTARAAAERKQREATEAMAQADAAEAKLSDAAPAETGAKTATVKTPAKKTAPARPVIEKEAAKPTHAKAAPKKPAARKPAAKKPAAKKPAAKKPAAATPAAKKE; encoded by the coding sequence ATGTTCGATCTGGGTTGGACGGAACTGCTGGTCATCGGCGTCGTGGCCTTGATCGTGGTCGGCCCCAAGGACCTGCCTGTGCTGTTTCGGCGCGTCGGGCAATTCGTGGGTAAAGCTAAGGGCATGGCGCGTGAATTCAGCCAAGCCATGAACGATGCCGCCGATGATAGCGGCATGCGCGAGATGTCCTCGTCGCTGAACAAGTCGCTGAAAACCGCGACCAACCCGCTTGGCAGTGCCATGGACGAGGTAAAAGACGCGACCCGCTCGCTCACGAATTTCGACCCCGAGAGCGAAACGGGCAAACTGGCAGCGCAAAAGGCGGAGGATGTGAAAAAGATCCAAGCCAGCACCGCCCGCGCGGCAGCAGAACGCAAGCAACGCGAGGCGACAGAGGCCATGGCGCAGGCCGATGCTGCGGAGGCGAAACTGTCTGACGCGGCCCCGGCAGAGACAGGGGCCAAGACCGCCACTGTCAAGACGCCTGCGAAAAAGACGGCACCTGCGCGGCCCGTGATCGAAAAAGAGGCGGCCAAACCGACCCATGCCAAAGCAGCGCCCAAAAAGCCCGCCGCCAGGAAACCTGCCGCTAAGAAACCCGCTGCGAAAAAGCCTGCCGCCAAGAAGCCAGCGGCGGCCACACCCGCTGCGAAAAAAGAGTAA
- a CDS encoding SDR family NAD(P)-dependent oxidoreductase, which translates to MSKTALITGASRGLGAALAEALAPTHHIIAVGRTTGALEELDDRIQAKGGSATLAPMDITNADAMAVLCRGIHDRWGGLDLWFHCAVHAAPLTPTDHIDTKDMEKSIAGNITATARLITFVSPLLGADGTAIFFDDPRAGTKFFGSYGATKAAQIALATSWQAETAQIGPRVHIVTPEPMPTATRARFFPGEDRAALSDTATQAAAVLAQLSENSAS; encoded by the coding sequence ATGAGCAAGACAGCATTAATCACCGGCGCGTCGCGCGGCCTTGGGGCCGCATTGGCAGAGGCTTTGGCCCCTACCCATCACATCATCGCAGTGGGCCGTACGACCGGCGCGTTGGAAGAATTGGATGACCGTATCCAAGCCAAGGGTGGCAGTGCCACATTGGCTCCGATGGACATCACCAACGCCGATGCGATGGCCGTGCTCTGCCGTGGTATCCACGACCGTTGGGGCGGGCTTGACCTCTGGTTCCACTGCGCAGTTCATGCCGCGCCCTTAACGCCGACCGATCACATCGACACCAAGGATATGGAAAAATCCATCGCCGGTAACATCACGGCTACCGCGCGGCTGATCACTTTCGTCTCGCCACTTTTGGGGGCGGATGGCACAGCGATCTTCTTTGACGACCCGCGCGCTGGCACGAAGTTCTTTGGCAGCTACGGCGCCACCAAGGCCGCGCAAATCGCACTGGCAACCTCTTGGCAGGCTGAGACCGCGCAGATCGGCCCGCGCGTGCATATCGTCACGCCCGAGCCGATGCCCACCGCCACCCGCGCGCGTTTCTTCCCCGGTGAAGACCGCGCCGCGTTAAGCGATACTGCCACGCAGGCCGCTGCGGTATTGGCGCAACTTTCGGAAAACTCCGCCTCCTGA
- a CDS encoding ABC transporter ATP-binding protein gives MSDPTPRLEIKNLRRSYGGRQVVDDVSLQIMPGQVTCLLGPSGCGKSTTLRMIAGVEMQDSGTIHVDGKLICDTVFRVPPERREIGLMFQDFALFPHLSVADNVGFGLKTGTKAEKRARIELLLERVDLLRYIDGYPHQLSGGEQQRVALARALAPQPRIMLMDEPFSGLDNRLRDGIRDETLSILKEEDTAVLLVTHEPDEAMRMADEIALMRDGKIVQQGAPYNVYTRPLDRASVAFFSDANVLEATVNGALAETVFGEFLAPGLPDGTKVNIVFRPQHLRIDFDRAGQGPRPTSTDGTPARAVVERARFMGNESLVEFVLDQDGSRLKATVPNVFLPQPGAVMWLTVRRDRCFVFPVTT, from the coding sequence ATGAGTGACCCCACCCCCCGACTGGAAATCAAGAACCTGCGCCGCAGCTATGGCGGGCGGCAGGTGGTTGACGACGTGTCCCTGCAGATCATGCCGGGGCAGGTGACCTGCCTGCTCGGCCCCTCGGGCTGCGGCAAATCCACGACCCTGCGCATGATCGCAGGGGTTGAGATGCAAGACAGCGGCACGATCCATGTCGACGGCAAGCTGATCTGCGACACGGTGTTTCGTGTCCCGCCTGAGCGGCGCGAGATTGGTCTGATGTTTCAGGATTTCGCCCTGTTTCCGCATCTGAGCGTGGCCGACAACGTGGGTTTTGGCCTCAAGACGGGCACCAAGGCAGAGAAGCGTGCCCGGATCGAATTGCTGCTCGAACGGGTGGACCTGCTGCGCTACATCGATGGCTACCCGCACCAGCTTTCCGGCGGTGAGCAGCAGCGTGTGGCGCTGGCGCGTGCGCTGGCTCCGCAGCCGCGCATCATGTTGATGGATGAACCCTTCTCTGGCCTCGACAACCGCCTGCGCGACGGCATCCGGGACGAGACGCTGAGCATCCTGAAAGAAGAAGACACCGCCGTGCTGCTCGTTACCCATGAGCCGGACGAGGCGATGCGCATGGCCGATGAAATCGCCCTGATGCGCGACGGCAAGATCGTCCAGCAGGGCGCGCCCTATAACGTCTATACCCGGCCCTTGGACCGCGCCTCGGTCGCGTTTTTCAGCGATGCGAATGTGTTGGAGGCCACGGTGAACGGTGCGCTGGCCGAAACGGTCTTCGGCGAGTTTCTCGCCCCCGGTCTGCCGGATGGCACCAAGGTGAATATCGTGTTCCGTCCGCAGCACCTGCGGATCGACTTTGACCGCGCCGGGCAAGGCCCACGCCCCACCTCCACCGATGGCACGCCAGCGCGCGCGGTGGTCGAACGGGCGCGCTTTATGGGCAACGAAAGCCTTGTGGAATTTGTCCTCGACCAAGACGGCTCGCGGCTCAAAGCGACGGTGCCCAATGTTTTCCTCCCGCAGCCCGGCGCTGTCATGTGGCTGACCGTGCGCCGCGATCGCTGCTTTGTCTTTCCGGTGACGACATGA
- a CDS encoding Lin0512 family protein produces the protein MKPLMIEFGMGSSLRRADYTEAAKRAVQDALWHNSINLAELFGFDKSAMRITLDVGVQRPDLVDAEALRAVFPYGEVTVNLHHGGLDVPRPEGEGNATVMANVALSVGFDMERADG, from the coding sequence ATGAAACCACTGATGATTGAATTCGGCATGGGCTCGTCCCTGCGCCGCGCCGATTATACCGAGGCCGCAAAACGCGCGGTGCAGGACGCGCTGTGGCATAATTCGATCAATCTGGCAGAGCTCTTTGGCTTTGATAAATCCGCCATGCGCATCACCCTCGACGTGGGCGTGCAGCGGCCCGATCTGGTCGATGCTGAGGCGCTGCGGGCAGTCTTTCCCTATGGCGAGGTGACGGTCAATCTACACCACGGCGGGCTAGACGTGCCGCGCCCCGAAGGGGAGGGCAACGCGACCGTCATGGCCAATGTGGCGCTGTCAGTGGGTTTCGACATGGAGCGTGCCGATGGCTGA
- a CDS encoding twin-arginine translocase TatA/TatE family subunit, whose protein sequence is MLNNIGLPGLLLIAVVVLVLFGRGKISSLMGEVGKGITSFKKGISEGEEETKHTDDIKHVDEVHHADLPEHTDQGTHPRTDLKTDKDRV, encoded by the coding sequence ATGTTGAACAATATCGGACTGCCGGGCCTGCTGCTGATCGCGGTTGTCGTGCTGGTGCTTTTTGGCCGCGGCAAGATTTCCTCGCTCATGGGCGAAGTCGGTAAGGGCATCACCAGCTTTAAAAAGGGCATCAGCGAAGGCGAAGAAGAGACCAAGCACACAGACGACATCAAACACGTCGACGAAGTACATCACGCTGACCTGCCAGAGCATACCGATCAGGGCACGCATCCTCGCACCGACCTGAAGACCGACAAAGACCGGGTGTAA
- a CDS encoding Lin0512 family protein: MAEQRIIIEMGMGNDLHGMDYTKAAARAIEDALRHSSLPLFGALDVTPDQMRVQVTVAVQEPEKVDVDALVAKLPRGRAEVRAVKGGLNVPTGQDTIVVAQASVEAFLPQQEGWRLKR; encoded by the coding sequence ATGGCTGAGCAACGGATCATCATCGAGATGGGCATGGGCAACGACCTGCACGGGATGGACTATACCAAAGCCGCCGCCCGCGCGATTGAAGACGCTTTGCGCCATTCCTCCCTGCCGCTATTCGGCGCGCTGGATGTGACGCCAGACCAAATGCGCGTTCAGGTCACCGTGGCGGTGCAGGAGCCTGAGAAGGTGGATGTCGACGCATTGGTGGCAAAACTGCCGCGCGGTCGGGCTGAGGTGCGTGCCGTGAAGGGCGGGCTCAATGTGCCGACGGGGCAGGATACGATCGTCGTGGCACAGGCGAGTGTCGAGGCGTTCTTGCCGCAGCAAGAGGGTTGGCGGCTCAAGCGTTAA
- a CDS encoding ATP-binding protein, translating into MIDDPMDRIAAALERMSPAPLSAPDFDAATAFVWHTDPDRLVPVAKVARIDLPLLIGVDRARDTLLANTRQFAAGLPANNALLWGARGMGKSSLVKAIHADVQASHEGLRIVELQREDLPSVGRLLSLLRGASQRFILFCDDLSFGHDDAHYKSLKAVLDGGIEGRPDNVVLYATSNRRHLMPRDMIENERGSAINPSEAVEEKVSLSDRFGLWLGFHPCDQDQYLAMIRGYCDAFGVKIDDDTLRAEAVEWQATRGARSGRVAWQYFVDLAGRKGVAVSGG; encoded by the coding sequence GTGATTGATGATCCTATGGACCGCATCGCGGCGGCGCTGGAACGTATGTCTCCGGCGCCGCTTTCAGCCCCCGACTTTGACGCGGCGACGGCCTTTGTCTGGCATACAGACCCCGACCGTCTGGTTCCGGTGGCAAAGGTTGCGCGAATTGATCTGCCGCTGCTGATTGGCGTCGACCGTGCGCGGGATACGTTGCTGGCCAACACGCGCCAGTTTGCGGCCGGATTGCCCGCCAATAATGCGCTTCTATGGGGCGCGCGCGGTATGGGGAAATCAAGCCTTGTCAAAGCGATACATGCGGATGTTCAAGCATCACATGAAGGCCTGCGGATCGTAGAGTTGCAGCGCGAAGATCTGCCTTCAGTCGGGCGTTTGCTAAGCCTACTTCGCGGTGCGTCGCAGCGGTTTATCTTGTTCTGCGATGATCTCAGCTTTGGCCATGATGACGCGCATTATAAGTCGCTGAAGGCCGTGCTTGATGGCGGTATCGAAGGGCGGCCTGATAACGTCGTGCTCTATGCCACCTCCAACCGCCGTCACCTTATGCCGCGTGATATGATCGAGAATGAGCGTGGCAGTGCGATTAACCCTTCCGAGGCGGTCGAAGAGAAGGTCTCTCTCTCTGATCGGTTCGGGCTTTGGCTGGGGTTCCACCCCTGCGATCAGGACCAATATTTGGCGATGATCCGCGGCTATTGCGATGCGTTTGGCGTCAAGATCGATGACGACACTCTGCGCGCGGAAGCGGTAGAATGGCAGGCAACACGCGGTGCGCGTTCAGGCCGTGTGGCGTGGCAATATTTTGTGGACTTGGCTGGCCGAAAGGGTGTCGCCGTCTCAGGCGGCTGA